Proteins encoded within one genomic window of Brassica rapa cultivar Chiifu-401-42 chromosome A09, CAAS_Brap_v3.01, whole genome shotgun sequence:
- the LOC103839334 gene encoding probable inorganic phosphate transporter 1-3 yields the protein MAEQQLGVLKALDVAKTQLYHFTAIVIAGMGFFTDAYDLFCVSLVTKLLGRLYYFNPLSEKPGSLPPHVAAAVNGVALCGTLAGQLFFGWLGDKLGRKKVYGITLIMMIVCSVASGLSFGNKAKGVMTTLCFFRFWLGFGIGGDYPLSATIMSEYANKKTRGAFIAAVFAMQGVGILAGGFVALAVSSIFDKKFPAPTYAVNRALSTPPQADYIWRIIVMFGALPAALTYYWRMKMPETARYTALVAKNIKQATQDMSKVLQVELEMEERAEDIVKDPRLNYGLFSKEFAKRHGLPLLGCTSTWFLLDIAFYSQNLFQKDIFSAIGWIPKAATMNGIHEVFMIARAQTLIALCSTVPGYWFTVAFIDIMGRFAIQLMGFFMMTVFMFAIAFPYDHWIKPDNRIGFVVMYSLTFFFANFGPNATTFIVPAEIFPARLRSTCHGISAATGKAGAIVGAFGFLYAAQPQDKTKTDAGYPPGIGVKNSLIMLGVINFVGMLFTFLVPEPKGKSLEELSGETEVEK from the exons ATGGCTGAACAACAACTAGGAGTGCTGAAGGCGCTCGATGTTGCGAAAACGCAACTTTACCATTTCACGGCGATCGTCATCGCCGGTATGGGTTTCTTTACAGATGCTTATGATCTGTTTTGTGTCTCCTTGGTGACCAAGCTTCTTGGCCGCCTATACTACTTCAATCCGTTGTCAGAAAAACCTGGTTCACTTCCCCCTCATGTTGCGGCGGCGGTCAACGGTGTGGCCCTTTGTGGAACCCTTGCTGGTCAGCTTTTCTTTGGATGGCTGGGCGACAAGCTCGGAAGGAAAAAAGTGTATGGTATCACTTTGATCATGATGATCGTGTGCTCCGTGGCTTCTGGTCTATCTTTTGGTAACAAAGCCAAGGGTGTCATGACCACCCTTTGCTTCTTCAG gtTTTGGCTGGGATTCGGTATTGGAGGTGATTACCCTCTTTCTGCGACCATTATGTCTGAATACGCTAACAAGAAGACTCGTGGTGCTTTCATCGCTGCCGTGTTTGCTATGCAAGGTGTTGGTATCTTAGCCGGAGGTTTCGTGGCGCTTGCTGTCTCTTCCATTTTCGACAAAAAGTTTCCAGCTCCGACCTATGCAGTCAACAGGGCTCTCTCAACGCCTCCACAAGCTGACTATATTTGGAGAATCATCGTCATGTTTGGCGCTCTACCTGCAGCTTTGACTTACTACTGGCGTATGAAGATGCCCGAAACTGCTCGTTACACCGCTTTGGTTGCAAAGAACATCAAACAGGCCACACAGGACATGTCCAAGGTCTTACAAGTGGAGCTTGAGATGGAGGAAAGAGCAGAGGATATCGTTAAAGACCCTAGACTTAACTATGGCTTGTTCTCCAAAGAATTTGCCAAACGTCATGGTCTTCCCCTCCTTGGATGTACCTCCACATGGTTCTTGCTAGACATTGCATTTTACAGCCAAaacttgtttcaaaaagatatctTTTCAGCTATTGGATGGATCCCAAAGGCAGCAACCATGAACGGAATCCACGAGGTTTTCATGATTGCTAGGGCACAAACACTCATTGCACTTTGCAGTACCGTCCCCGGCTATTGGTTCACGGTTGCATTTATTGATATTATGGGAAGGTTTGCGATTCAGCTAATGGGTTTCTTCATGATGACCGTCTTTATGTTTGCGATTGCCTTCCCTTACGACCACTGGATCAAACCGGACAATCGTATCGGTTTCGTGGTTATGTACTCCCTTACCTTTTTCTTTGCTAACTTTGGTCCAAACGCAACCACCTTCATCGTACCGGCTGAAATCTTCCCAGCCAGGCTAAGGTCCACATGCCACGGAATATCAGCCGCAACAGGCAAGGCCGGAGCCATCGTGGGAGCTTTTGGTTTCCTGTACGCAGCTCAACCACAAGACAAGACCAAGACAGATGCAGGATATCCACCCGGCATCGGAGTCAAGAACTCTCTGATCATGCTTGGTGTCATTAACTTTGTCGGTATGCTCTTCACCTTCCTTGTCCCTGAACCCAAAGGAAAGTCCCTTGAAGAGCTCTCCGGTGAGACTGAGGTTGAGAAGTGA
- the LOC103839238 gene encoding probable inorganic phosphate transporter 1-3: MAEQQLGVLKALDVAKTQLYHFTAIVIAGMGFFTDAYDLFCVSLVTKLLGRLYYFNPLSEKPGSLPPHVAAAVNGVALCGTLAGQLFFGWLGDKLGRKKVYGITLIMMIVCSVASGLSFGNKAKGVMTTLCFFRFWLGFGIGGDYPLSATIMSEYANKKTRGAFIAAVFAMQGVGILAGGFVALAVSSIFDKKFPAPTYAVNRALSTPPQADYIWRIIVMFGALPAALTYYWRMKMPETARYTALVAKNIKQATQDMSKVLQVELEMEERAEDIVKDPRLNYGLFSKEFAKRHGLPLLGCTSTWFLLDIAFYSQNLFQKDIFSAIGWIPKAATMNGIHEVFMIARAQTLIALCSTVPGYWFTVAFIDIMGRFAIQLMGFFMMTVFMFAIAFPYDHWIKPDNRIGFVVMYSLTFFFANFGPNATTFIVPAEIFPARLRSTCHGISAATGKAGAIVGAFGFLYAAQPQDKTKTDAGYPPGIGVKNSLIMLGVINFVGMLFTFLVPEPKGKSLEELSGETEVEK, encoded by the exons ATGGCTGAACAACAACTAGGAGTGCTGAAGGCACTCGATGTTGCGAAAACGCAACTTTACCATTTCACGGCGATCGTCATCGCCGGTATGGGTTTCTTTACAGATGCTTATGATCTGTTTTGTGTCTCCTTGGTGACCAAGCTTCTTGGCCGCCTATACTACTTCAATCCGTTGTCAGAAAAGCCTGGTTCACTTCCCCCTCATGTTGCGGCGGCGGTCAACGGTGTGGCCCTTTGTGGAACCCTTGCTGGTCAGCTTTTCTTTGGATGGCTGGGTGACAAGCTCGGAAGGAAAAAAGTGTATGGTATCACTTTGATCATGATGATCGTGTGCTCCGTGGCTTCTGGTCTATCTTTTGGTAACAAAGCCAAGGGTGTCATGACCACCCTTTGCTTCTTCAG gtTTTGGCTGGGATTCGGTATTGGAGGTGATTACCCTCTTTCTGCGACCATTATGTCTGAATACGCTAACAAGAAGACTCGTGGTGCTTTCATCGCTGCCGTGTTTGCTATGCAAGGTGTTGGTATCTTAGCCGGAGGTTTCGTGGCACTTGCTGTCTCTTCCATTTTCGACAAAAAGTTTCCAGCTCCGACCTATGCAGTCAACAGGGCTCTCTCAACGCCTCCACAAGCTGACTATATTTGGAGAATCATCGTCATGTTTGGCGCTCTACCTGCAGCTTTGACTTACTACTGGCGTATGAAGATGCCCGAAACTGCTCGTTACACCGCTTTGGTTGCAAAGAACATCAAACAGGCCACACAAGACATGTCCAAGGTCTTACAAGTGGAGCTTGAGATGGAGGAAAGAGCAGAGGATATCGTTAAAGACCCTAGACTTAACTATGGCTTGTTCTCCAAAGAATTTGCCAAACGTCATGGTCTTCCCCTCCTTGGATGTACCTCCACATGGTTCTTGCTTGACATTGCATTTTACAGCCAAaacttgtttcaaaaagatatctTTTCAGCTATTGGATGGATCCCAAAGGCAGCAACCATGAACGGAATCCACGAGGTTTTCATGATTGCTAGGGCACAAACACTCATTGCACTTTGCAGTACCGTCCCCGGCTATTGGTTCACGGTTGCATTTATTGATATTATGGGAAGGTTTGCGATTCAGCTAATGGGTTTCTTCATGATGACCGTCTTTATGTTTGCGATTGCCTTCCCTTACGACCACTGGATCAAACCGGACAATCGTATTGGTTTCGTGGTTATGTACTCTCTTACCTTTTTCTTTGCTAACTTTGGTCCAAACGCAACCACCTTCATCGTACCGGCTGAAATCTTCCCAGCCAGGCTAAGGTCCACATGCCACGGAATATCAGCCGCAACAGGCAAGGCCGGAGCCATCGTGGGAGCTTTTGGTTTCCTATACGCAGCTCAACCACAAGACAAGACCAAGACAGATGCAGGATATCCACCGGGCATCGGAGTCAAGAACTCTCTGATCATGCTTGGTGTCATTAACTTTGTCGGTATGCTCTTCACCTTCCTTGTCCCTGAACCCAAAGGAAAGTCCCTTGAAGAGCTCTCCGGTGAGACTGAGGTTGAGAAGTGA